One window of the Arthrobacter sp. zg-Y919 genome contains the following:
- a CDS encoding GNAT family N-acetyltransferase, giving the protein MAFDIPLLTDDVLQLRPHTLADLDAVHARCVDPLTVKWTTVPLDYTRPMAQEYLETISVPQENAVSWAIDVAGSYAGTIDLRFQGAASGSLGFVTSPEYRGRGLMSRAVRLVVGHAFEDLDWDVVTWSANTGNTGSYKTVWRCGFPQPITVPYLLNHRGKMVEGWISSLGRDDPREPAGSWEEAAAVLTARPPSAA; this is encoded by the coding sequence ATGGCTTTCGACATTCCGCTGCTCACCGATGACGTGCTCCAGCTGCGCCCGCACACCCTTGCCGACCTCGACGCCGTCCACGCGCGGTGCGTCGACCCCTTGACGGTGAAGTGGACCACCGTCCCGCTGGACTACACGCGGCCGATGGCGCAGGAGTATCTGGAAACCATCTCGGTTCCCCAGGAAAACGCGGTGTCGTGGGCTATCGATGTCGCCGGCAGCTATGCCGGGACCATTGACCTGCGCTTCCAGGGCGCCGCCTCCGGTTCGCTGGGGTTCGTCACGTCGCCGGAATACCGGGGACGCGGCCTCATGTCACGCGCGGTCCGGCTTGTGGTGGGCCATGCCTTTGAGGACCTGGACTGGGACGTAGTGACCTGGTCGGCGAATACCGGAAACACCGGCAGCTACAAGACGGTCTGGCGCTGCGGTTTCCCGCAGCCGATCACCGTGCCGTATTTGCTGAACCACCGGGGAAAGATGGTTGAAGGCTGGATTTCCAGCCTCGGCCGGGATGATCCCCGGGAACCGGCGGGCAGCTGGGAGGAAGCCGCGGCGGTGCTTACAGCTCGTCCGCCTTCGGCAGCGTGA
- a CDS encoding ribonuclease HII — protein MTSTAKAPTLRLERTFAASGHRILAGCDEVGRGALAGPVSVGMVAVDLATVRSLKGVRDSKLLSVTDRNALVPQIKKWSLAWGVGHASAAEIDLHGLTAALRIAGTRAWGQVCQTLRPDVVLLDGNYNWLSPERQGSLFDVDEPAGGEEPGCTAPVHTRIKADMQCLSVAAASVLAKVERDAMMVEFAASNPHYSWEINKGYATGSHRAAIDVHGPTPLHRMSWRLGSKPRPGEPVLEPEDELSIVGG, from the coding sequence GTGACTTCCACCGCCAAGGCCCCCACCCTCCGGCTTGAGCGTACGTTTGCCGCCTCCGGCCACCGGATCCTGGCCGGCTGCGACGAGGTGGGCCGGGGCGCCCTGGCGGGACCGGTATCCGTGGGAATGGTCGCCGTCGACCTGGCCACGGTGCGTTCGCTCAAGGGTGTGCGGGACAGCAAGCTGCTGTCCGTCACGGACCGGAATGCGCTGGTGCCGCAGATTAAGAAATGGTCCCTCGCCTGGGGAGTGGGCCATGCCAGCGCCGCGGAGATCGACCTCCACGGCTTGACGGCCGCCCTCCGGATCGCGGGAACGCGCGCCTGGGGCCAGGTGTGCCAGACGCTGCGCCCCGACGTCGTCCTCCTGGACGGCAACTACAACTGGCTCTCACCCGAACGGCAGGGCAGCCTCTTCGACGTGGATGAGCCGGCCGGCGGGGAAGAACCCGGCTGTACCGCACCGGTGCACACCCGGATCAAGGCCGATATGCAGTGCCTGAGCGTGGCCGCTGCCAGCGTCCTGGCGAAGGTGGAACGCGACGCCATGATGGTAGAGTTTGCCGCTTCGAACCCGCACTATTCGTGGGAGATCAACAAGGGTTACGCCACCGGCTCACACCGGGCGGCCATCGACGTCCACGGTCCCACACCGCTTCACCGGATGTCCTGGCGGCTGGGCTCCAAGCCCCGCCCGGGCGAACCGGTGCTGGAACCCGAGGACGAGCTAAGCATAGTTGGGGGATGA
- a CDS encoding DUF2469 domain-containing protein: MSAEDLENYETDMELQLYREYRDVVGLFSYVVETERRFYLANHVDLQARSADGEIYFDLTLQDAWVWDVYRSARFVKSVRVITFKDVNVEELTRNDDLTLPKADEL, from the coding sequence ATGAGCGCCGAAGACCTTGAGAACTATGAAACGGACATGGAGCTCCAGCTGTACCGGGAGTACCGCGACGTCGTAGGCCTCTTCAGCTACGTCGTGGAGACCGAGCGGCGTTTTTACCTGGCCAACCACGTGGACCTGCAGGCACGCTCCGCCGACGGCGAGATCTACTTTGACCTCACCCTGCAGGACGCCTGGGTCTGGGACGTCTACCGGTCGGCGCGGTTCGTTAAGAGCGTCCGCGTCATCACGTTCAAGGACGTCAACGTGGAGGAACTGACCCGCAACGACGACCTCACGCTGCCGAAGGCGGACGAGCTGTAA
- a CDS encoding 2'-5' RNA ligase family protein has product MPERRSSGFDSNLRLYAQLQPDAASLAHLLSLRQAVSAPARPVPRHQLHLTLIHFGKVLDVYRIISAQTGIELPAYKQLLSGYIARTEKLLPMDSFRLEPAGLAGFGARGTTLVVEYLPSPEITALHRELYAVLAGFLADCGVADTVGFMASDPNFMFASQLRPHITLARGFSGALPALPLETVTLKPMPVMYPLD; this is encoded by the coding sequence ATGCCCGAACGCCGTTCATCCGGTTTCGATTCCAATCTCCGCCTGTATGCGCAGCTGCAGCCCGACGCCGCCTCGCTGGCCCACCTGCTGTCCCTGCGCCAGGCGGTGTCGGCCCCTGCGCGGCCGGTGCCGCGGCACCAGCTGCACCTGACGCTGATCCATTTCGGCAAGGTGCTGGACGTGTACCGGATCATCAGTGCGCAAACGGGTATTGAGCTGCCTGCCTACAAGCAACTGCTCTCCGGGTACATCGCCCGGACCGAGAAGCTGCTGCCCATGGATTCTTTCCGGCTGGAGCCGGCGGGACTTGCCGGCTTCGGGGCCCGGGGGACAACGTTGGTGGTGGAGTATTTGCCGTCACCGGAAATAACCGCGTTGCACCGGGAGCTGTATGCGGTCCTGGCCGGTTTCCTGGCCGACTGCGGGGTCGCGGACACGGTGGGCTTTATGGCCTCGGATCCGAACTTCATGTTTGCCTCACAGCTGCGGCCGCATATCACCCTGGCACGGGGGTTTTCCGGTGCCTTGCCTGCACTGCCGCTGGAAACCGTGACCCTGAAACCGATGCCGGTGATGTACCCGCTGGATTGA